One genomic region from Pseudoduganella dura encodes:
- a CDS encoding TonB-dependent receptor plug domain-containing protein, translating to MRPSNSLYPLQLATLTVAVLSTAVLPVPAAHADTVQTLLESAEPKKQEQAQLPQRPEPVQTVEIKGSAATYDPRRDDTASKVVVSDEEIRRYGDTSVTDVFKRIPGVTVGGSGRGGGDIRIRGLGSGYTQILLNGERAPAGFSIDTLSPDVIERIEIVRAASAEFSTQSIAGTINIVLKRAVKTAQREVKLGAAKSADQNSPSGSVQLSDKNGAMSYSLSGNFWRGTYDRASPVEETLVDPAGELRMARHTRQQDSGRWEGINLSPRVNWNLAGGDTLTSQTFVNVNRNVYHGYEVRDTELGTPPRFDTRDMYNDNRSVFARTDLNWVHRLGEGAKLDAKAGISGMRSKGTWHEFDYRAAALGRDAVVLSETTEQGFSTQGKYSRPLFDDHALSMGWDAGVMLRDDSRTEDEADLPGRTAVDSDEGYEAKVTRLALYAQDEWNLTPRWSVYAGLRWEGIETTSEGDGFDTASQANSVWSPLAQTLYKLPDSRDQVRLALTRTYKAPSPNNLVPRRFTSTNNSQTEPDRRGNPDLQPELASGIDASYEHYWGESALLSAAASMRRISGYTRQGLFLENGRWIATPVNNGNAVTRSIELEAKFPLAAVIADAPGIDVRASVARNWSRVDVVPGPDNRLDQQTPLSATFGADYRSRDGRLTTGASFAFRDGGPVRIDVNQTGYQSIRRDLDVYALWKFTPQYQLRVAVSNLLSQDSVSDSAYLDENGTLRRTSIYPGYTQGRATLEMRF from the coding sequence ATGCGTCCGTCCAATTCCCTTTACCCGCTCCAACTGGCCACGCTGACGGTGGCGGTGCTGTCCACCGCCGTATTGCCTGTGCCAGCCGCGCATGCCGATACCGTTCAAACGCTGCTCGAATCGGCCGAGCCGAAAAAACAGGAGCAGGCGCAACTGCCACAGCGGCCGGAGCCGGTACAGACCGTGGAAATCAAGGGTTCGGCGGCGACGTACGATCCGCGCCGAGACGATACCGCCAGCAAGGTCGTCGTCTCCGACGAGGAAATCAGGCGCTACGGCGATACCTCGGTGACGGACGTGTTCAAGCGGATTCCCGGCGTGACGGTCGGCGGCTCCGGCCGCGGCGGCGGCGATATCCGCATACGCGGCCTGGGCAGCGGCTATACGCAGATCCTGCTGAACGGCGAACGGGCCCCGGCCGGTTTTTCGATCGACACGCTGTCGCCGGACGTCATCGAACGCATCGAAATCGTGCGCGCCGCCAGCGCGGAATTTTCCACGCAGTCGATCGCCGGCACGATCAATATCGTGCTGAAACGGGCGGTGAAAACCGCCCAGCGCGAAGTGAAGCTCGGCGCGGCGAAGAGCGCCGACCAGAACAGCCCTAGCGGCAGCGTGCAGCTGTCCGACAAGAACGGCGCAATGTCGTATTCGCTGAGCGGCAACTTCTGGCGCGGCACCTATGACCGCGCGTCGCCCGTGGAAGAAACGCTGGTCGATCCGGCCGGCGAACTGCGCATGGCACGGCATACCCGCCAGCAGGACAGCGGCCGCTGGGAAGGCATCAACCTGTCGCCGCGCGTCAACTGGAACCTGGCGGGCGGCGACACGCTCACATCGCAAACCTTCGTCAACGTCAACCGCAACGTCTACCACGGCTATGAAGTGCGCGATACCGAGCTGGGCACGCCGCCCCGGTTCGACACGCGCGACATGTACAACGACAATCGCAGCGTGTTCGCCCGTACCGACCTGAACTGGGTGCACCGGCTGGGCGAGGGCGCCAAGCTGGACGCCAAGGCCGGCATCAGCGGCATGCGCTCGAAAGGCACGTGGCACGAGTTCGACTACCGCGCCGCGGCCCTGGGGCGCGATGCGGTCGTGCTCAGCGAGACGACGGAACAGGGTTTTTCCACGCAGGGCAAGTATTCGCGGCCGCTGTTCGACGACCATGCGCTGTCGATGGGCTGGGATGCCGGCGTCATGCTGCGCGACGATTCGCGCACCGAGGATGAAGCGGACCTGCCGGGCCGCACGGCCGTGGATTCGGACGAAGGCTATGAAGCGAAGGTCACCAGGCTGGCGCTGTATGCCCAGGACGAGTGGAACCTCACGCCGCGCTGGTCGGTCTATGCCGGCCTGCGCTGGGAAGGCATCGAGACCACCAGCGAGGGGGACGGATTCGACACCGCGAGCCAGGCCAACAGCGTATGGAGCCCGCTGGCGCAGACACTGTACAAGCTGCCGGACAGCCGCGACCAGGTGCGCCTGGCGCTGACCCGCACCTACAAGGCGCCGAGCCCGAACAACCTGGTGCCGCGCCGCTTCACCTCCACCAATAACAGCCAGACGGAGCCCGACCGCCGCGGCAACCCGGACCTGCAGCCGGAGCTGGCGTCCGGCATCGACGCGTCGTACGAGCACTACTGGGGCGAGAGCGCACTGCTGTCGGCGGCGGCGTCGATGCGCCGCATCAGCGGGTACACGCGGCAGGGCCTGTTCCTGGAAAACGGCCGCTGGATCGCCACGCCCGTCAACAACGGCAATGCCGTGACCCGCAGCATCGAGCTGGAGGCCAAGTTCCCGCTGGCGGCCGTGATCGCCGACGCGCCGGGCATCGACGTTCGCGCCAGCGTGGCGCGCAACTGGTCGCGGGTGGACGTGGTGCCGGGCCCGGACAACCGCCTGGATCAGCAGACGCCTCTGTCCGCCACGTTTGGCGCCGACTATCGCTCGCGCGACGGCCGGCTGACGACCGGGGCCAGCTTCGCGTTCCGCGACGGCGGCCCGGTGCGTATCGATGTCAACCAGACCGGTTACCAGAGCATCCGGCGCGACCTCGACGTGTACGCGCTGTGGAAATTCACGCCGCAATACCAGCTGCGGGTGGCGGTATCGAACCTGTTGAGCCAGGATTCGGTATCCGACTCGGCGTATCTGGACGAGAACGGTACATTGCGGCGTACCAGCATTTATCCCGGTTATACGCAGGGCAGGGCGACGCTGGAAATGCGTTTCTGA
- the asd gene encoding archaetidylserine decarboxylase (Phosphatidylserine decarboxylase is synthesized as a single chain precursor. Generation of the pyruvoyl active site from a Ser is coupled to cleavage of a Gly-Ser bond between the larger (beta) and smaller (alpha chains). It is an integral membrane protein.): protein MSDRLAVLPQYLLPKGALTNFAGRVAGAKGGAMTTRLIRWFVGKYDVNMDEAANSDIASYHSFNEFFTRALKPGVRPIADVPFVCPVDGRISQFGAIEDDQIFQAKGHSFTTTALVGGDRALADRFRHGSFANLYLSPRDYHRIHMPCDGKLTRMIYVPGSLFSVNPTTARGIPGLFARNERVVCVFDTAHGPFVMTLVGATIVGSMATVWHGVVNPPRQPNICDWTYMDRDIVLKKGEELGRFLLGSTVVMLFPKDTLAFNPGWQPAGAVRLGEPMATSR, encoded by the coding sequence GTGTCCGACCGCCTTGCCGTGCTGCCGCAGTACCTGCTTCCGAAGGGAGCATTGACCAATTTCGCCGGGCGCGTGGCGGGAGCAAAAGGCGGCGCGATGACGACCCGGTTGATCCGCTGGTTCGTCGGCAAGTACGACGTCAACATGGACGAAGCCGCGAACTCCGATATCGCCAGCTATCACAGCTTCAATGAATTCTTCACGCGCGCGCTGAAACCGGGCGTGCGCCCGATCGCCGACGTGCCGTTCGTCTGCCCTGTCGACGGTCGCATCAGCCAGTTCGGCGCGATCGAGGACGACCAGATCTTCCAGGCCAAGGGCCACAGCTTCACGACGACGGCGCTGGTGGGGGGCGACCGCGCGCTGGCGGACCGGTTCCGGCATGGCAGCTTCGCCAACCTGTACCTGTCGCCGCGCGACTACCATCGGATCCACATGCCGTGCGACGGCAAGCTGACGCGGATGATCTACGTTCCGGGCAGCCTGTTCTCCGTGAACCCGACGACCGCCCGCGGCATTCCCGGCCTGTTCGCCCGCAACGAGCGCGTGGTGTGCGTGTTCGACACCGCGCACGGCCCGTTCGTGATGACACTGGTCGGCGCGACGATCGTCGGCAGCATGGCCACGGTATGGCACGGTGTGGTCAACCCGCCGCGGCAGCCGAACATCTGCGACTGGACCTACATGGACCGCGACATCGTGCTGAAGAAAGGCGAAGAACTGGGCCGCTTCCTGCTCGGCTCCACCGTCGTCATGCTGTTCCCGAAGGACACCCTCGCTTTCAACCCCGGCTGGCAACCGGCCGGCGCCGTGCGGCTGGGCGAGCCGATGGCCACGTCGAGATAA
- a CDS encoding LysR family transcriptional regulator codes for MELDPGDLLLFARIVELGSFSQAAERLQLPKSTVSRRLSQLEARLGERLLQRTTRRLVLTEFGGSLLEHARKVAEETAAAGALAQHRQAAPNGLLKVSMPADFANEVMGTLLPAFMAKYPAISLQFDLSPRRVDLVAEGFDLAVRMGALPDDATLAARPVVLSTWSLYASPSYTVLRGLPSHPDELFRHDLLGLSRTASGMAHWTLLRGKMTWERELPVRMTGNSPELLARLATTGAGIASCTDRYAAPLLAAGALVRVLPEWRFPSVTGYAVFPGRRLMPAKTRAFLDMLEGHYEATG; via the coding sequence ATGGAACTTGATCCCGGCGACCTGCTGCTGTTTGCCCGCATCGTCGAACTGGGCAGCTTCAGCCAGGCCGCCGAGCGCCTGCAATTGCCGAAGTCGACGGTATCGCGTCGCCTGTCGCAGCTGGAGGCGCGGCTGGGCGAGCGGCTGCTGCAACGGACCACGCGCCGGCTGGTGCTGACCGAGTTCGGCGGCAGCCTGCTGGAGCACGCCCGCAAGGTGGCGGAGGAAACGGCGGCGGCGGGGGCGCTGGCGCAGCACCGGCAGGCGGCGCCGAACGGGTTGCTGAAGGTATCGATGCCGGCCGACTTCGCCAACGAGGTGATGGGCACGCTGTTGCCGGCGTTCATGGCGAAGTATCCGGCGATCTCGCTGCAGTTCGACCTGTCGCCCCGGCGCGTGGACCTGGTGGCGGAGGGGTTCGACCTTGCCGTACGAATGGGAGCGCTGCCGGACGATGCCACGCTTGCCGCGCGGCCGGTGGTGCTGAGCACGTGGTCGTTGTATGCGTCGCCGTCGTATACGGTACTGCGCGGGCTGCCGTCGCACCCGGACGAGCTGTTCCGCCACGACCTGCTCGGCCTGTCGCGCACCGCGTCCGGCATGGCGCACTGGACGCTGTTGCGGGGCAAGATGACCTGGGAACGCGAGCTGCCGGTGCGGATGACCGGCAATTCACCGGAGCTGCTTGCCCGGCTGGCCACCACCGGTGCCGGCATCGCCAGCTGTACCGACCGCTATGCGGCGCCGCTGCTGGCCGCCGGTGCGCTGGTCAGGGTGTTGCCGGAGTGGCGCTTTCCTTCGGTGACGGGATATGCCGTGTTTCCCGGCCGGCGGCTGATGCCGGCCAAGACGCGGGCGTTTCTGGATATGCTCGAAGGGCATTACGAGGCGACCGGCTGA
- a CDS encoding FMN-dependent NADH-azoreductase, whose protein sequence is MNILQINSSARSNGSESTRLADSIVARLNADGNATVVRRDLAAQPHPVLDETALQALFTPAEARTPEQAARVALDDALIAQAQAADVIVIGAPMYNFGITVQLKSWFDAIARAGVTFKYGPTGPVGLLTGKKVYVALTRGGMHKDAPSDVQLPHLKTFLGFVGLTDVQFVYSEGHGMGADAVARARAEADEQINAVLV, encoded by the coding sequence ATGAACATCCTGCAAATCAATTCCAGCGCCCGCAGCAACGGTTCCGAATCCACCCGCCTGGCCGACAGCATCGTCGCCCGGCTCAATGCGGACGGCAACGCCACCGTGGTACGCCGCGACCTGGCAGCCCAGCCGCATCCGGTGCTCGATGAAACCGCCCTGCAGGCCCTGTTCACCCCGGCCGAGGCGCGCACCCCGGAACAGGCGGCCCGCGTGGCGCTCGACGATGCGCTGATCGCCCAGGCACAGGCGGCGGACGTGATCGTGATCGGCGCGCCGATGTACAACTTCGGCATCACCGTGCAACTGAAAAGCTGGTTCGACGCGATCGCCCGCGCCGGCGTCACGTTCAAGTACGGTCCGACCGGCCCCGTCGGCCTGTTGACCGGCAAGAAGGTCTACGTGGCGCTGACCCGCGGCGGCATGCACAAGGATGCGCCGTCCGATGTTCAGCTGCCGCACCTGAAGACCTTCCTCGGTTTCGTCGGCCTGACCGATGTGCAGTTCGTGTATTCCGAAGGCCACGGCATGGGCGCCGACGCCGTGGCGCGTGCCCGCGCCGAAGCGGACGAGCAGATCAACGCCGTCCTCGTGTAA
- a CDS encoding pirin family protein, producing the protein MSITADNVTRARTVERVIQGQAVMDGAGVKINRVLTQPLQRRLDPFLMLDNFGSEEASDYLAGFPNHPHRGFETVTYMLEGRMRHRDSAGNEGLLENGGVQWMTAGRGVIHSEMPEQEEGLMEGFQLWLNLPAKDKLMQPWYKDFKAAEIPSFTTAEGAVVRVIAGSSHGIAGAVQREGTEPLYLDIELSAGATFTQALPAGHNAFLYPYRGSVTVAGKTVAERSMAILANDAQADGIAVSTADAARFILIAGRPLNEPIAQYGPFVMNTQQEIVQAVEDFRAGRLGEEAHGAR; encoded by the coding sequence ATGAGCATCACCGCAGATAACGTCACCCGCGCCCGCACCGTGGAGCGCGTGATCCAGGGCCAGGCCGTGATGGACGGCGCGGGCGTGAAGATCAACCGCGTGCTGACCCAGCCGCTGCAGCGCCGCCTCGACCCGTTCCTGATGCTGGACAATTTCGGTTCGGAAGAAGCCAGCGACTACCTCGCCGGCTTCCCGAACCATCCGCACCGCGGCTTCGAGACCGTGACCTACATGCTCGAAGGCCGCATGCGCCACCGCGACAGCGCCGGCAACGAAGGCTTGCTGGAGAACGGCGGCGTGCAATGGATGACGGCCGGCCGTGGCGTGATCCACTCCGAAATGCCGGAGCAGGAAGAAGGCTTGATGGAAGGGTTCCAGCTGTGGCTGAACCTGCCCGCGAAGGACAAGCTGATGCAGCCCTGGTACAAGGATTTCAAGGCGGCCGAGATCCCGTCGTTCACCACGGCCGAAGGCGCGGTGGTGCGCGTGATCGCCGGCAGCAGCCATGGCATCGCCGGGGCCGTGCAGCGCGAAGGCACGGAACCGCTGTACCTGGACATCGAACTGTCCGCCGGCGCCACGTTCACCCAGGCGCTGCCGGCCGGGCACAATGCGTTCCTGTACCCGTACCGCGGCAGCGTGACGGTTGCCGGCAAGACGGTGGCCGAGCGCAGCATGGCGATCCTGGCCAATGACGCACAGGCGGACGGGATCGCCGTCAGCACGGCGGACGCGGCGCGCTTCATCCTGATCGCCGGCCGCCCGCTGAACGAACCGATCGCGCAATACGGGCCGTTCGTGATGAACACGCAGCAGGAAATCGTCCAGGCGGTGGAGGATTTCCGCGCCGGCCGCCTGGGCGAGGAAGCCCACGGCGCCCGCTGA
- a CDS encoding PEPxxWA-CTERM sorting domain-containing protein, translating into MRIPPYLLTAAASAAMLLAAGPAWADIATYTSQSAHLGAVGATGVDTFDDLVVDEFASPLNRAAGAFSYTAAITGGTGFGASDDDVDVWLTSGSMDDTITFSGFGTGAAGAGGYFFGSDRFGFSQAIDHITISATDSTGATVTHVIDAPGPDSFAGFVSTAYLTSLSVSIGGAADGWPTIDDLHISAPVPEPAAYALMLAGLGLLGCAARRRQA; encoded by the coding sequence GTGCGTATCCCTCCTTACCTGCTGACCGCGGCCGCCTCGGCCGCGATGCTGCTCGCCGCCGGCCCCGCCTGGGCGGACATCGCCACCTACACCAGCCAGTCGGCCCATCTCGGTGCCGTGGGCGCCACCGGCGTCGACACGTTCGACGACCTGGTCGTCGACGAATTCGCGTCGCCGCTGAACCGCGCGGCCGGCGCGTTTTCATACACCGCCGCGATTACCGGCGGCACCGGGTTCGGCGCGAGCGACGACGATGTCGACGTGTGGTTGACGAGCGGCAGCATGGACGACACCATCACGTTCTCCGGCTTCGGCACCGGTGCGGCCGGCGCGGGCGGCTACTTCTTCGGCAGCGACCGGTTCGGTTTTTCGCAAGCGATCGACCACATCACGATCTCGGCAACGGACAGCACCGGCGCCACCGTCACGCATGTCATCGACGCGCCGGGCCCCGATTCGTTCGCCGGCTTTGTCTCGACGGCTTACCTGACCTCGCTGTCGGTATCGATCGGCGGCGCGGCCGATGGCTGGCCCACCATCGACGACCTGCACATCTCGGCACCGGTGCCGGAACCGGCGGCTTACGCGTTGATGCTGGCCGGCCTGGGGCTGCTCGGATGCGCGGCGCGGCGGCGGCAGGCCTGA
- a CDS encoding acyltransferase family protein — MHSSTRQPGLDTLRALAIVLVFANHYMSFVTDEATFGFASRIGWTGVDLFFTLSGYLIGNQILAGLRTGAFSMGRFAARRLLRTLPNYYVVLALYAFWPPFIDGTRHAPWWEYLTFTVNLGLVPGTRFSHSWSLCVEEQFYFVLPAAALLIARCRGAVALGWFALACGLAAGMLFRDLGWQAARPPHAGNAAFYTTVYYATLCRFDELLAGVALAMIRQCHGPLWARITSFGNWTLAAGAAVTALALKLFLDDHFGHAVTVFGYPLLALGFALLVLAALSPASLLARVRVPGAGSVAVWSYAIYLTHKQLCVVLARMLRAGGIDPAGPAGIALLVLASLAAGWLLYRVVETPFMALRERYVPARAGSGLPTPTPAAASG; from the coding sequence ATGCATTCCTCGACCCGCCAGCCCGGCCTGGACACGCTGCGCGCGCTTGCGATCGTGCTCGTGTTCGCCAACCACTACATGAGCTTCGTCACGGACGAGGCCACGTTCGGCTTCGCCAGCAGGATCGGCTGGACCGGGGTGGACCTGTTCTTCACGCTGTCCGGCTACCTGATCGGCAACCAGATCCTGGCCGGGCTGCGCACCGGCGCGTTTTCGATGGGCCGGTTCGCCGCACGCCGGCTGCTGCGCACGCTGCCCAACTACTACGTGGTGCTGGCGCTGTATGCGTTCTGGCCGCCTTTCATCGACGGCACGCGCCATGCGCCGTGGTGGGAATACCTGACGTTCACGGTGAACCTGGGCCTGGTGCCAGGCACGCGATTTTCGCATTCGTGGTCGCTGTGCGTGGAAGAACAGTTCTATTTCGTGCTGCCGGCGGCGGCGCTGCTGATCGCGCGCTGCCGCGGCGCGGTTGCGCTCGGCTGGTTCGCGCTGGCCTGCGGGCTCGCGGCCGGCATGCTGTTCCGCGACCTGGGCTGGCAGGCCGCGCGGCCGCCGCATGCGGGCAACGCGGCGTTCTACACGACCGTGTACTACGCCACGCTGTGCCGCTTCGACGAGTTGCTGGCCGGCGTTGCGCTGGCGATGATCCGGCAATGCCACGGCCCGCTGTGGGCGCGCATCACGTCGTTCGGCAACTGGACGCTGGCGGCAGGCGCCGCCGTCACGGCGCTGGCGCTGAAGCTGTTCCTGGACGATCACTTCGGCCATGCGGTCACCGTGTTCGGCTATCCGCTGCTGGCGCTGGGTTTCGCGCTGCTGGTGCTCGCGGCGCTGAGCCCGGCGTCACTGCTGGCGCGCGTGCGGGTGCCGGGCGCCGGCAGCGTGGCCGTGTGGTCGTATGCGATTTACCTGACGCACAAGCAGTTGTGCGTGGTGCTGGCCAGGATGCTGCGCGCGGGCGGCATCGATCCCGCCGGGCCGGCCGGCATCGCGCTGCTGGTGCTGGCCAGCCTGGCCGCCGGGTGGCTGCTGTACAGGGTTGTGGAAACGCCTTTCATGGCGCTGCGCGAGCGCTATGTGCCGGCGCGCGCCGGGAGCGGGCTCCCGACGCCGACGCCCGCCGCGGCTTCGGGCTGA
- a CDS encoding succinylglutamate desuccinylase/aspartoacylase domain-containing protein, which yields MSRTLHFRSVNYTGQGPGPRLIVTGAVHGNETAGTQGIERVMARLDSGEQSLVNGSVTFVPVVNPLAYAKGERAGERNLNRNLFPKADPKDFEDRVANWLCPLLAAHDVLLDLHSFNSPGEPFVMVGPRDNDGPLEPFRHELEERALARVLGVRRFVDGWLRTYGAGVRRRLRDDSQLETVLRYGVGTTEFMRTTGGYALTLECGRHDDPQAPDVAYRAIMHTLAHLGMVDAPRPKPVPREEMEVLSMCEVHDRQGDADTFSRPWASFDRVARGDEIGRRADGTPVLAGMDAVILFPDSAAPANSEWYYLARVNEEF from the coding sequence ATGAGCCGTACCCTGCACTTCCGATCCGTCAACTACACCGGCCAGGGCCCCGGCCCCAGGCTGATCGTCACGGGTGCCGTGCACGGCAATGAAACGGCCGGCACGCAAGGCATCGAGCGGGTCATGGCGCGGCTCGACAGCGGCGAACAGTCGCTTGTCAACGGCAGCGTCACGTTCGTTCCCGTCGTCAATCCGCTCGCTTATGCGAAAGGCGAACGGGCCGGGGAGCGCAACCTGAACCGCAACCTGTTCCCGAAGGCCGATCCGAAGGATTTCGAAGACCGCGTCGCCAACTGGCTGTGCCCGCTGCTGGCGGCGCACGACGTGCTGCTCGACCTGCACTCGTTCAATTCGCCCGGCGAACCGTTCGTGATGGTGGGCCCGCGCGACAACGACGGGCCGCTGGAACCTTTCCGGCATGAACTGGAAGAACGCGCACTGGCGCGGGTGCTGGGCGTGCGGCGCTTTGTCGACGGCTGGCTGCGCACCTATGGCGCCGGCGTGCGGCGCCGTCTCCGTGACGATAGCCAACTGGAAACGGTACTGCGCTACGGCGTCGGCACCACCGAGTTCATGCGCACCACCGGCGGCTACGCGCTGACGCTGGAATGCGGCCGGCACGACGACCCGCAGGCGCCGGACGTGGCGTACCGCGCCATCATGCATACGCTGGCACACCTGGGCATGGTCGACGCGCCCCGGCCGAAACCGGTACCCCGCGAGGAAATGGAAGTGCTGTCGATGTGCGAAGTGCACGACCGGCAGGGCGACGCGGACACGTTCAGCCGGCCCTGGGCCAGCTTCGACCGTGTTGCCCGCGGCGACGAAATCGGCCGCCGCGCCGATGGCACGCCGGTGCTGGCCGGGATGGATGCCGTGATCCTGTTTCCCGACAGCGCCGCTCCGGCAAACAGCGAGTGGTATTACCTGGCACGCGTGAACGAAGAGTTTTGA
- the sugE gene encoding quaternary ammonium compound efflux SMR transporter SugE produces MSWIVLLVAGLLEVAWAVGLKYTAGFTRLVPSVLTLTAMAGSVGLLGLALRDLPLGTAYAVWTGIGTVGTAIYGIAVLGEPSEAARLVCIALIVSGILGLKILAPQ; encoded by the coding sequence ATGTCCTGGATCGTCCTGTTGGTGGCCGGCCTGCTCGAGGTCGCCTGGGCCGTCGGCCTGAAATATACGGCCGGTTTCACCCGTCTCGTGCCCAGCGTGCTGACCCTCACCGCGATGGCCGGCAGCGTCGGCCTGCTCGGCCTGGCACTGCGCGACCTGCCGCTGGGCACCGCGTATGCCGTGTGGACGGGCATCGGCACCGTCGGCACCGCCATCTACGGCATCGCCGTGCTGGGCGAACCGTCCGAAGCGGCGCGGCTCGTATGCATCGCGCTGATCGTGTCCGGCATCCTGGGCCTGAAGATCCTGGCGCCGCAGTAA
- a CDS encoding ArsR/SmtB family transcription factor → MTELDIDAIHKALANPVRREILAWLKDPETHFADQLHPLSLGVCAGKIDERCGLSQSTVSGHLAILQKAGLVTVTRLGQWNMFKRNDEVIGAFLDHINGGL, encoded by the coding sequence ATGACCGAACTCGACATCGACGCCATCCACAAGGCACTGGCCAACCCGGTCCGCCGCGAGATCCTCGCGTGGCTGAAGGACCCGGAAACGCACTTCGCCGACCAGCTCCATCCGCTCAGCCTGGGCGTGTGCGCGGGCAAGATCGACGAGCGCTGCGGCCTGTCGCAATCGACGGTGTCGGGTCACCTGGCGATCCTGCAAAAGGCGGGACTCGTCACGGTGACGCGGCTTGGACAGTGGAACATGTTCAAGCGTAACGACGAGGTCATCGGGGCTTTCCTCGATCACATCAACGGCGGCCTGTAA
- a CDS encoding alkene reductase translates to MTTLFDPITIGGLTLKNRVIMAPLTRARAAGGARVPNALMAEYYAQRASAGLILSEATSVTPQGVGYENTPGIWSDEQVEGWKLVTDAVHAKGGKIVMQLWHVGRISDPSLLNGEAPVAPSAIAPQGHVSLLRPMRPYAVPRALETDEIPGVIAAYRLGAENAKKAGFDGVEIHGANGYLLDQFLQDSTNQRTDAYGGPIENRARLLLDVTDAAIDVWGADLVGVHLAPRRDSHDMGDSDPAGTFGYVARELGKRKIAFIFAREAIGEDSLGPLLKKEFGGVYIANENFTIDSAQQALNNGTADAIAWGKDFISNPDLPERLRAGAPLNPLRPEVIYGPSAEGYTDYPALA, encoded by the coding sequence ATGACCACTCTGTTCGACCCCATCACCATCGGCGGCCTGACGCTGAAAAACCGCGTCATCATGGCGCCCCTGACCCGTGCCCGCGCCGCCGGCGGTGCCCGCGTGCCCAACGCGCTGATGGCCGAGTACTATGCCCAGCGCGCCAGTGCCGGGCTGATCCTGTCGGAAGCAACGTCGGTGACACCGCAGGGCGTCGGCTACGAAAACACGCCGGGCATCTGGTCCGACGAACAGGTGGAAGGCTGGAAGCTCGTCACCGACGCGGTGCACGCGAAAGGCGGCAAGATCGTCATGCAGCTGTGGCACGTGGGCCGCATCTCGGACCCCAGCCTGCTGAACGGTGAAGCACCGGTGGCGCCGAGCGCGATCGCGCCGCAGGGCCATGTCAGCCTGCTGCGCCCGATGCGCCCGTATGCCGTGCCGCGGGCGCTGGAAACGGATGAGATCCCGGGTGTGATCGCGGCTTACCGCCTGGGCGCGGAAAACGCGAAGAAAGCCGGTTTCGACGGCGTGGAAATCCACGGCGCCAACGGCTACCTGCTCGACCAGTTCCTGCAGGACAGCACCAACCAGCGCACCGATGCGTACGGCGGCCCGATCGAGAACCGCGCCCGGCTGCTGCTCGACGTGACCGATGCCGCGATCGATGTGTGGGGCGCCGACCTGGTCGGCGTGCACCTCGCGCCGCGCCGCGACTCGCACGACATGGGCGATTCGGATCCGGCCGGCACGTTCGGCTATGTGGCGCGCGAGCTGGGCAAGCGCAAGATCGCGTTTATCTTCGCGCGCGAAGCCATCGGCGAGGACAGCCTGGGGCCACTGCTGAAAAAGGAATTCGGCGGCGTGTATATCGCCAACGAGAATTTCACCATCGACAGCGCGCAGCAGGCACTGAACAACGGCACCGCCGACGCGATCGCCTGGGGCAAGGATTTCATCTCCAACCCGGACCTGCCGGAACGCCTGCGCGCCGGGGCTCCGCTCAATCCACTGCGGCCGGAAGTGATCTACGGCCCATCGGCCGAGGGTTATACGGACTACCCCGCACTGGCGTAA